The Streptomyces sp. NL15-2K genome contains a region encoding:
- a CDS encoding helix-turn-helix domain-containing protein — MSPRRSYDQYCSAARALDVVGDRWTLLIVRELLAGPRRYTDLHADLPGVSTDVLASRLKDMERDGLTTRRRLPPPGAAYVYELTGRGRELLPVLQALGDWGQAELGERRPTDAVRAHWFALPLLRALEGEGLVEVRLEEGDFHLYLGAEEGPVYGDGPAPGEPDARLVLDTATCTAVGRGELSVVDAVRGGRIEVTGEGALAKALREA; from the coding sequence ATGTCACCTCGCCGAAGCTACGACCAGTACTGTTCCGCCGCCCGAGCGCTCGACGTCGTCGGCGACCGCTGGACCCTGCTGATCGTCCGCGAACTCCTGGCCGGCCCGCGCCGCTACACGGACCTGCACGCCGACCTGCCGGGCGTGAGCACCGACGTCCTCGCCTCCCGGCTGAAGGACATGGAGCGCGACGGGCTGACGACGCGGCGCCGACTGCCCCCGCCCGGTGCGGCGTACGTCTACGAACTGACCGGGCGGGGGCGGGAGTTGCTGCCCGTGTTGCAGGCGCTCGGGGACTGGGGGCAGGCCGAGCTGGGCGAGCGGCGGCCCACCGACGCCGTACGGGCGCACTGGTTCGCGTTGCCGCTCCTGAGGGCGCTGGAAGGAGAGGGTCTCGTCGAGGTACGGCTCGAGGAGGGCGACTTCCATCTGTACCTCGGCGCCGAGGAGGGGCCCGTGTACGGCGACGGTCCCGCTCCGGGGGAGCCCGACGCCCGGCTGGTCCTGGACACGGCCACGTGCACGGCTGTGGGCCGTGGGGAGTTGAGCGTGGTGGACGCGGTGCGGGGCGGGCGTATCGAGGTGACCGGCGAGGGCGCCTTGGCGAAGGCACTGCGGGAGGCCTGA
- a CDS encoding VWA domain-containing protein, protein MITRQRLAAGVCALLAALTAGLAFPVAAAAGEPTGEDAPKVDLVLDVSGSMRARDIDGQSRMAAAKQAFNEVLDATPEEVRLGIRTLGANYPGDDRKTGCEDTAQLYPVGPLDRTEAKTAVATLTPTGWTPIGPALLKAADDLDGGTGSKRIVLISDGEDTCAPLDPCEVAREIAAKGIGLTIDTLGLVPNTKMRQQLSCIAEATGGTYTSVEHTDELTDRVNQLVDRAADPVVTPVATEGADECAKAPGLKSGLYTDREEFGQQRWYRVDVEPGQELRASVSVSADRAVNPSYGVLLRAVTVHDREIVRGEAAGNGRTDVMSTGLRYPKAESDDEEATAETVCLQVTHSFSAASGVKTTPGLPLELTVDVVDGPSAASDVASFGLGRGWWLLGALILTGFLAGVLWGWLSRWRVAVWRTN, encoded by the coding sequence ATGATCACAAGACAACGGCTGGCGGCAGGAGTGTGCGCCCTGCTCGCCGCCTTGACGGCCGGGTTGGCCTTCCCGGTCGCGGCGGCCGCCGGCGAACCCACGGGCGAGGACGCGCCGAAGGTCGACCTCGTCCTCGACGTGAGCGGTTCCATGCGGGCCCGGGACATCGACGGCCAGTCCCGGATGGCCGCGGCGAAGCAGGCCTTCAACGAGGTGCTGGACGCGACACCCGAAGAAGTCCGGCTCGGCATCCGGACCCTCGGCGCCAACTACCCCGGCGACGACCGGAAGACGGGCTGCGAGGACACCGCGCAGCTCTACCCGGTCGGCCCGCTGGACCGCACCGAGGCCAAGACGGCGGTGGCGACCCTCACGCCCACGGGCTGGACGCCGATCGGCCCCGCCCTGCTCAAGGCCGCCGACGACCTGGACGGCGGCACCGGCTCCAAGCGCATCGTGCTGATCAGCGACGGCGAGGACACCTGCGCCCCGCTGGACCCGTGCGAGGTGGCCCGCGAGATCGCGGCCAAGGGCATCGGCCTGACCATCGACACCCTCGGCCTGGTCCCCAACACCAAGATGCGGCAGCAGCTCAGCTGCATCGCGGAGGCGACCGGCGGGACGTACACCTCGGTGGAGCACACCGACGAACTCACCGACCGCGTCAACCAGTTGGTGGACCGGGCGGCCGATCCGGTGGTGACGCCGGTGGCCACGGAGGGTGCGGACGAGTGTGCGAAGGCGCCGGGTCTGAAGTCCGGTCTGTACACCGACCGCGAGGAGTTCGGGCAGCAGCGCTGGTACCGCGTGGACGTGGAGCCCGGGCAGGAGCTGCGCGCCTCGGTGAGCGTGTCGGCGGACCGGGCCGTGAACCCGTCGTACGGCGTGCTGCTGCGGGCCGTCACGGTCCACGACCGGGAGATCGTGCGCGGCGAGGCGGCGGGCAACGGCCGTACGGACGTGATGTCGACGGGTCTGCGATACCCGAAGGCGGAGAGCGACGACGAGGAGGCCACCGCCGAGACGGTGTGCCTCCAGGTCACCCACTCCTTCTCGGCGGCGTCCGGCGTGAAGACGACGCCGGGTCTGCCGCTGGAGCTGACCGTCGACGTCGTGGACGGGCCGTCGGCGGCGAGTGACGTGGCCTCCTTCGGCCTCGGTCGCGGCTGGTGGCTGCTCGGCGCGCTGATCCTCACCGGCTTCCTGGCCGGTGTGCTGTGGGGCTGGCTGTCGCGCTGGCGGGTCGCGGTCTGGAGGACCAACTGA
- a CDS encoding acyl-CoA thioesterase, protein MSEPFSVPVTVRGYETDVLGHLNQSVYLNYAEHARWSLLQAAGISQAGLIAKGVGPVALETTLRFQRELLAGDEVEVTCGFQWGDGKTFRIQQTIRKTDGTVAAEITAVGGLLDLRERRLVADPRDCFKELAADPSLFGL, encoded by the coding sequence GTGAGCGAACCGTTTTCCGTTCCGGTGACCGTCCGCGGGTACGAGACGGATGTGCTGGGTCACCTCAACCAGAGCGTGTACCTGAACTACGCCGAACACGCCCGCTGGTCGTTACTGCAGGCCGCGGGGATCAGCCAGGCCGGTCTCATCGCCAAGGGCGTGGGCCCGGTCGCCCTGGAGACGACCCTCCGCTTCCAGCGGGAGCTGCTGGCGGGCGACGAGGTCGAGGTCACGTGCGGCTTCCAGTGGGGTGACGGCAAGACCTTCCGGATACAGCAGACGATCCGCAAGACGGACGGCACGGTGGCGGCCGAGATCACGGCGGTCGGCGGCCTGCTGGACCTCAGGGAGCGCAGGCTGGTCGCGGATCCCCGGGACTGCTTCAAGGAGCTGGCGGCGGATCCGAGCCTGTTCGGGCTGTAG
- a CDS encoding helix-turn-helix domain-containing protein, with amino-acid sequence MSQRNTGVTPQVVNAHACPVREVLDRVSGKWSVQILVAAAHGPIRFTELERGIEGISRRMLTRTLRGLERDGLVTRVVHPTVPPKVEYELTPVARELHETLQRLTDWAERNRVYIAESRAAYDGEREPVSVYRAL; translated from the coding sequence ATGTCCCAGAGGAACACCGGTGTTACTCCGCAGGTGGTGAACGCGCACGCCTGCCCGGTCCGCGAAGTTCTTGACAGGGTCTCCGGGAAATGGAGCGTGCAGATCCTCGTCGCGGCCGCGCACGGGCCGATCCGCTTCACCGAACTGGAGCGCGGCATCGAGGGCATCAGCCGCCGCATGCTGACCCGGACGCTGCGCGGCCTGGAGCGCGACGGGCTCGTCACCCGCGTCGTGCACCCGACGGTGCCGCCGAAGGTGGAGTACGAACTCACGCCCGTGGCCCGCGAGTTGCACGAGACGCTGCAGCGGCTCACCGACTGGGCCGAGCGCAACCGGGTGTACATCGCCGAGTCACGAGCGGCCTACGACGGCGAGCGCGAGCCGGTGTCGGTGTACCGGGCCCTGTGA
- a CDS encoding pyridoxal phosphate-dependent aminotransferase, with protein MEFRQSSKLSEVCYEIRGPVIEHANALEEAGHSVLRLNTGNPALFGFEAPEEILQDMIRMLPQAHGYTDSRGILSARRAVAQRYQTLGLEVGVDDVFLGNGVSELVSMAVQTLVEDGDEILIPAPDFPLWTAVTTLAGGKAVHYLCDEQADWYPDLDDMASKITDRTKAVVIINPNNPTGAVYPKEIIEGILDLARRHGLMVFADEIYDQILYDDAVHHSVAALAPDLVVLTFCGLSKTYRVAGFRSGWLVITGPRQHAKNYLEGLTMLASMRLCANAPAQYAIQAALGGRQSIRELTTPGGRLREQRDVAWEKLNEIPGVSCVKPKGALYAFPRLDPKVHKIHDDEKFVLDLLLREKIQVVQGTGFNWPTPDHFRILTLPYADDLEAAIGRIGRFLSGYRQ; from the coding sequence ATGGAGTTCCGGCAGTCGAGCAAGCTGAGCGAGGTCTGTTACGAGATCCGCGGCCCGGTGATCGAGCACGCCAACGCACTGGAGGAGGCGGGCCACAGCGTGCTGCGGCTGAACACCGGCAACCCCGCGCTGTTCGGCTTCGAGGCACCGGAGGAGATCCTCCAGGACATGATCCGGATGCTCCCGCAGGCGCACGGCTATACCGACTCGCGCGGCATCCTCTCCGCCCGCCGGGCGGTCGCCCAGCGCTACCAGACCCTCGGCCTGGAGGTCGGCGTCGACGACGTCTTCCTCGGCAACGGCGTCTCCGAGCTGGTCTCGATGGCCGTACAGACCCTGGTCGAGGACGGCGACGAAATCCTCATCCCCGCCCCGGACTTCCCACTCTGGACGGCCGTCACCACCCTCGCGGGCGGCAAGGCGGTCCACTACCTGTGCGACGAACAGGCCGACTGGTACCCGGACCTGGACGACATGGCGTCGAAGATCACGGACCGCACCAAGGCCGTGGTCATCATCAACCCCAACAACCCCACCGGCGCCGTCTACCCCAAGGAGATCATCGAGGGCATCCTCGACCTCGCCCGCCGCCACGGCCTGATGGTGTTCGCCGACGAGATCTACGACCAGATCCTGTACGACGACGCCGTGCACCACTCGGTCGCCGCGCTCGCCCCCGACCTGGTGGTGCTGACCTTCTGCGGCCTGTCGAAGACGTACCGGGTGGCCGGCTTCCGCTCGGGCTGGCTGGTGATCACCGGCCCGAGGCAGCACGCGAAGAACTACCTGGAGGGCCTGACGATGCTGGCCTCCATGCGGCTGTGCGCCAACGCGCCCGCGCAGTACGCCATCCAGGCCGCGCTCGGCGGCCGCCAGTCCATCCGGGAGCTGACCACGCCGGGCGGGCGCCTGCGCGAACAGCGCGATGTGGCGTGGGAGAAGCTCAACGAGATCCCGGGTGTGTCGTGCGTGAAGCCGAAAGGCGCGCTGTACGCGTTCCCGCGCCTCGACCCCAAGGTGCACAAGATCCACGACGACGAGAAGTTCGTCCTGGACCTGCTGCTGCGGGAGAAGATCCAGGTCGTCCAGGGCACGGGCTTCAACTGGCCCACCCCGGACCACTTCCGCATCCTCACGCTTCCGTACGCGGACGACCTGGAGGCGGCGATCGGGCGGATCGGTCGGTTCCTGAGCGGCTACCGGCAGTAA